The sequence ccagaaccacctgcgacaatgttttagccccatcaggcactaggatttctacccagaattcaaatgggcggcggagactgcggggactgtgggatagccacCCATAGTACAATGCTCCGGAAGTAGACGGTTGCCTCGGTTCTGTgaacacactccgccgactatatgcacttagagcatttgtgtggggacatacacaatcgactgtataaaaacgctttctacaaaaccaacttctataaattcgacctaatttcgtagtgtagacatatcctttgatGCCAAGTCTCCGAGTTGGAATGAGACACAGATTCCTAagtccctttgaaaattttaccctaccTGTGCCAGTTCATTTTTCATCCGCATCTATGTGCCAGCCAAGATCTTATAAACCAAGCACCAACATTGTGTGTGTTTGAAGGTttgtttttggttcttttttgTAGAGCCCAGCACCACAGCTCCCTATCGCAAAAAGTTCCTTTTCACAGCTCTTCTTGGTCATGGGGAGAAGGCAGATCTCTTGGGGATGTCGACAGAGAATCAGGGTCCAGACTGTTGTGGGATCTTCACTATTGCTCCCTTTCATGGGCTACGGGGAGCAGACAACTGTTTTTCCCTTCTCGCTCTCACCCCTTTGCCATGGGGAGCTGAGGGAAGTTGCTGATTTGGATACCTATCCAATATGAGTGGAAGTTACTACAAGTATAACATCTCATCCATTCTCCATGAATCCACTGGCATTCCGTTCCACACTTGGTCTGCTGTAGCCTGGATTTACTATTTTCCAGACTGCAAGTGCCTCAGCCCCAACCCCAGTATTTGGGGAAGAAGTGGTTGCAAGGTTAATTAttttaggactgtcaagcgatttaaaaaaaattaatcgcactattaaacaataatagagtaccatttatttaaatatttttggatgctttctacatttttaaatttatttacttcagttacaacacagaatacacagcATAGTGATcactatattttttattacaaatatttgcactgcaaaaaaatagtattttcaattcacctgatccaagtactgtagtgcaatctctttatcatgaaagctgaacttacaaatgtagaattatgtacaaaaaaaactggattcaaaaataaaaaaatgtaaaattttagagccttcaagtccactcagtcctacttcttgttcagccaatcgctcaggtgagtttgtttatatttacaggagataatgctgcccacttcttgtttacagtgtcacctgaaagtgagaacaggtatttgtatggcactgttgtagctggagtcgcaagatatttatgtgccagatctgcttaagattcatatgtcctttcatgcttcaaccacgtTCCAGGGGATATGTGGCAtcctgcttgataacaatccaaagcagtgcggatcgacgcatgttcattttcattatctgagtcagatgccaccagcagaaggttgattttctttttggtggttcgggttctgtagtttttacattgaagtgttgctcttttaagacttctgaaggcatgctccacaccttgttcctctcagattttggaagtcacttcagattcttaaaccttgggttaagtgctgtagctatccttagaaatctcacattggtgccttctttgcGTTTTATCAAATCTATAGTGaaagtgttgttaaaatgaagaacatgtgctgggtcatcatccgagactgctataacatgaaatatatggcagaatgtgggtaaaacagagcaggagacataaaattctcccccaaggagttcagtcacaaatttaatgcattttttttaaaccagcagcagcagcatggaagcatgtcctctggaatggtggctgaagcatgaaggggcatacgaatgtttagcatatctggcatgtaaatacattccaatgccggctacaaaaatgccatgcaaatgcctattctcactttctggtgactttGTTactaagaagagggcagcattatttcctgtacatgtaaacaaacttgtttgtcttagcgattggctgaacaagaagtaggactgagtggacttgtaggctcggaagttttacatagttttgtttttgagtgcagttatgtaaaaaaaaattctccatttgtaagttgcactttcatgacaaagattgcactacagtacttgtaggatggaaattaaaaaatactatttcttttgtttattatttttacagtgcaaatatttgtaataaatatacattttgatttcaatgcaacacagaatacaatatgtatgaaagcgtagaaaaacatccaaaatatttttaaaatttcaattggtattccattaacagtgctattaaaactgagattaatcacgattaatttttttagttaattgcatgagttaactgtgattaattgacagccctaattattatgCCTGCTGTTgagctgttttattttatttgctgatGTGTACTTATTCCACTCTGATGTTTTTATTGTGAAACTACCTATGTAAGAGCATGTCGTGTGGGATGGGCATGTcagttttgttaaaataaatcctTGAACACGCTAGTGTTAGTTCAAATATCCAGAAATTGGTTTGGGACTGGAACCCATGATATTTTGTAACCCTAATAAAAAAATGTGATTGTAGGTGCAGTATCATCCTACAAGGATAGAATTTCACTACATGTAGTAGATCCATTATAAAAAGACACATCTGGACTGAGAAAACGCCAAAGGATTGTTCTGCAATGTTTGTATTTGGGAAACCCATAAAGGGTCCAATCCCACATTCCTTGCACACCCAAAATCCTCACAGATGTCAGAAGGAGTTTTCAGTGCTCAAAGAATGCATGGTTGGACTCCAGTATAGAAATCTTAGTTGCACTGTGGAGTCAATCACACACATAAGAGGAAGTTTACATGTTTATTATTAGTTCAAAGTAACTGCAGTtccaaagtattaaaaaaaattaaacagttatGTCCTGCATTATATTACGATTTCCATGAAGTGATAAAATATAGATTAATCCAGGGAATTATAAAATAACATACAAAAATGCTAAATATTTACAGATTTTACTTAAATCTGTAAAACTACATGGTTAGAAAAGCATGCAGCTTCATAAAATACAGTTGAATTGGTGGTGTTTAAGGAAATGTCTAGTTTCATGTGATTTTTACCCAAAGATAGACTGAAAGGAAGAAAACAGAATTCCCATTATGATGACAAGTCATTTCCAAAATACATTTCCTTCCCTTTCAGCGTGTACTTCTTCACCTACTGAAACTGACTAAACAGACTTCTGaatttctaaaaataaaccaGTGTCAAACAAAATATTAGGATACTGAAACAAATGTCCAATTAACACATGGTAAAATGAAGACACAATCCCCATCCTCAAGCATGGAAACACAGGAAGACTCAACAATCAGGAGAGGACTAGCACTCGATATTTGCAGCAAACAAGTTTAACTccatcacaaaagaaaaaaaaaaggtaaaataaattaTGTTTGGGCAGGAGTTTGCCATTTTCACAGTATCTGCTGGAAaattaaatttctctctctctcttttgtaatGGACAGCAGACTTTATTCACTCTGAGTATGGCAAGCTAATGCTGTTTATTGACAATCTGCTGTTACAAAATTTACATGAACCTCATTGTTGTCACTGTATTGGAAAAGAGAAACCAAGTTAAGTCCTATTATCTATACAGTTCATTTTCAGAACAGATGTCCTGTTATTATGTGCTTACAGCACAAAGTAACACTTTAAAGTAAAATGATAATATATGTGCAGGATGAGGCTGGCTCTGGAACCAAACATTTATAACAAACTTAACATGAACTATTTCAAAACTGCTCAGACTTGTTCTCATGTGGGACAGAGGACAAACTTCTAAGTGATGAGGCCTACTTGCATACAGGAAAAATGCATTTGTAAGCTGCAAAACAGTAGGTGCCAAGTATAAAAAGAGTACAAATGCATGGTAATGCACGCAGACAGAGCAATAGCATGTGAAAATGCTGATTTTGAAGTGTCAATTTTTGTGGATGCATATTAACATTGACTTTTGGGGAAATGTTGCTCTAATGGTAGCATGATCTAAACCAGGGACCCTACAAGAGTTTTTTTTCCAATGGCAAGTTCAATGATATGTGAGAACTATGATACAAAAGGAAGTCCTAGctgctgtgaatttttcttttttctgacaaGCTCGATTGTCAAAACTGGCTTTTGTTTGTTAATATCCACTTCATAAACTTGTGTGTAAAACATGGAGAAATGCAGCATCCACACTTTGAGGTCCCCAAAAATGCACAGTGATGTTCAAAAACTTAGTTGTATAGCTAAATCTACAAATAATGACACTGAAAAAACAGCTTGGCTGGTAAaccattttcatttcattcacaAGATAATGGAGAGATGATTTGATACATTTCACTTATAAGTACAGAAACAATTTTTGGGGGTTTAAAATGCtaaaacaggaaatatttcaCAGAATTTTACAACAGACTGAACTGCAAATCTTAAAAGGGTTTGCCTGGATTTATCTGAAAATAATAtccaacagcttttaaaaaagttctttATATTGCTTCCTTCCGTTTCAcctatatacatataaatacacAGATTCCTGTGCTGTGTTTAGAATTATGTATTACTGTAATGAATCTACCCTACTATATGTCTCAGTTAAGATCTGCCCCAAACTATGCAATTCTTGGATACAATAGGGTATTTTTACTGAAgctgtataaaaaaaatcttcaaagcaTGTATGATGTATATTTATACAAAAACATTATGTTAGCAACTTCCTGTAGACACTGTTACTCTGATTACTGGAGCAGGTATCCCTTCTACTGGTCCTAGCCATTAACTGACCACTGCTGCTACTACTGGTAGGTTCAGAACTCTCTTTACAGCACAAGAGATTGACAACCTGTCTCTGACACTCAGAGGAAGCATAGTAATAAATCAAAGGATCAATGCAGCAGCTTACACTGCTGATACAAGCACAGAGGAGATAGGCAAAATAGATGTATTCTAACTGGTGGTTGTAAGGAAAAGATTCGTAATGAATTAATAAAAGGACATTTGTTGgtccaaaacaaataataaaaatagagaaaacagCGGCAGACAAGAGTAAAGCACGTGTCTTCTTACTTTGTTTTGCAACAATATTAGACGAGACAAGACATCGGATAATACACACATAACAGACAGAAGAAATTATTAAtggcacaaaaaagaaaatggaagagaaaatgaTGAAGAAATTACAGTAATATGTCTTAAGTTCAGATTCTTTTAGCACATCATGGCAGGTTGTAATGTTTAACTCAGATATTTTCATAGTTTGCTCTGTGATGAGAATGGGTATAACACCAACTATAGCTATAAGCCATATGGTAAAGCAGATCAACGAGGCACGCATTAATGTACGCCATGAGAGAGACTGCATAGGATACACCACGGCTAAGAAACGATCAATGCTTATAACAGTCATCAGCAGTACCGAACAGTACATGTTACAGTAGAAGGCAGCGGTGATGAGCCGACACATTTCAGGTCCGAACACCCAGTTGTTTCCAGAAAAATGGTATGCGATCTTAAAAGGAAGCACACTTACAAACAATACATCCGCAGAGGCCAGATTCAGCATGTATACTGTAGCtggctttttaattttcatttttatcaggAACACAAGTATTGCTGTAATGTTCAGAGGAAGACTCAGCATAACCACTAAAGTGTAAAATGAAGGAACAAAACGAGTCAACCATTGACTAGTCAGGTATCTTTTAGCATCATGAGAGATTAATCTTGTTTGTGCTTTAGTTTGATTGGCTCTAGTTAGATTGCTTAATCCTGATCCAACTTCTGAATCACATTCAGTATCACAGTCGATGTCTTGAAAAGATATAGGTTCATAGATGTCATCTTTGTGATAAGATGCAAAGGTTCTTAACCGGTGTGTGCCATTCCAGGAAGTGGTGTCTGAGAAATAAAGAACATGAAGATTAGTAGGCAAGATATTTGCAGACTCTTTGCAAGCTAGAAAACTATTTaccaagaggaaggatggtggtGTGGTTACATCATTGCACGGGGACTCTGGAGATCCATTTTCAATTCCTGGTGCTGCTAGAGATTGCCTACAGCTACACGACATTTGACAAGTCGCTTAATCTCTCTTTGCCCCAGTTATCCATCTGTAAGATTTGGatacttcctctctcccctccctttatctgttctctgtttatattgtaagctctttaggacaaAGGACTGATGTGTGAGGgtggtgtgtatgtatatatatgtgccATGctcaatgaggccctgatcttggttggggcctccaGGTGCCATGGTAACACAATTAATAAATCCTGTTACTCTTGAACTAACTTTGTCAGAATCTTCCTACAGTTGTGTCAGAGGGGTCTAGTGTTTCCTTGATACTCAAGCATAAAACTCCCATTAGGAGCAATAGTAATGACAAGCACATAGCCAGAAGagggtattttccactgaaatattAAGTTTAAATAGGATCCTGCCACCAAAACTGTTATACAATTTCAAATGATCAGGATACTTTTGTCTTCTCTGGAAGAATCTCATTCACCCCCATATAGGTTTCCCCTCCCTTTGTCACTGAAATGGGACAAAAAGTCATGCCTTGCGTAGTCTCATCCCAACAGAGTGACTTTTACCTTGTTTTCATCATGAGATCGACATAAATTCAACTTAAATAATTTTACAATTGTATTTATTACCATAAGGGAATGGCTATGGGGCTTATACAGACTTTTTGTGCATTTGGGAAGCTC is a genomic window of Dermochelys coriacea isolate rDerCor1 chromosome 5, rDerCor1.pri.v4, whole genome shotgun sequence containing:
- the F2R gene encoding proteinase-activated receptor 1, with amino-acid sequence MGRPPPLLLLLLLGGLALLGPRLAVSAPANDTTSWNGTHRLRTFASYHKDDIYEPISFQDIDCDTECDSEVGSGLSNLTRANQTKAQTRLISHDAKRYLTSQWLTRFVPSFYTLVVMLSLPLNITAILVFLIKMKIKKPATVYMLNLASADVLFVSVLPFKIAYHFSGNNWVFGPEMCRLITAAFYCNMYCSVLLMTVISIDRFLAVVYPMQSLSWRTLMRASLICFTIWLIAIVGVIPILITEQTMKISELNITTCHDVLKESELKTYYCNFFIIFSSIFFFVPLIISSVCYVCIIRCLVSSNIVAKQSKKTRALLLSAAVFSIFIICFGPTNVLLLIHYESFPYNHQLEYIYFAYLLCACISSVSCCIDPLIYYYASSECQRQVVNLLCCKESSEPTSSSSSGQLMARTSRRDTCSSNQSNSVYRKLLT